The following proteins are encoded in a genomic region of Meiothermus sp. CFH 77666:
- the soxZ gene encoding thiosulfate oxidation carrier complex protein SoxZ: MPINLLVRFSPAKPKAGEEVRIQIVAQHAMEPGTRRDASGKVIPADHITELNVLMDNQLIAQVKPGPGTSANPLFAFKMKASKAGQIKVTCKDLTGQTGEKTADLTLA, encoded by the coding sequence ATGCCGATTAATTTACTGGTTCGTTTTAGTCCTGCTAAGCCCAAGGCGGGCGAGGAAGTGCGTATACAGATTGTCGCCCAGCACGCTATGGAACCCGGCACCCGTCGGGATGCCAGCGGTAAGGTGATTCCCGCCGACCACATCACCGAACTTAACGTTCTGATGGACAATCAACTTATTGCCCAGGTCAAGCCCGGCCCTGGCACCAGCGCCAACCCGCTGTTTGCCTTCAAGATGAAGGCCAGCAAAGCAGGTCAGATCAAGGTCACCTGCAAGGATCTCACAGGCCAAACCGGCGAGAAAACCGCAGACCTCACCCTGGCATAG